A window from Synechococcus sp. RSCCF101 encodes these proteins:
- a CDS encoding RNA-binding S4 domain-containing protein, which produces MKLDQFLKWRGLALTGGQAKRSVQAGEVRVNGSVETRRGRELNPGDAVECHGERVIVPVDNGGGAGPVTP; this is translated from the coding sequence GTGAAGCTTGATCAGTTCCTCAAGTGGCGGGGGCTCGCACTGACCGGCGGACAGGCGAAACGCTCAGTCCAGGCTGGGGAGGTGCGCGTGAACGGCAGCGTGGAAACGCGGCGGGGCCGCGAACTCAACCCGGGCGATGCTGTTGAGTGCCATGGGGAGCGGGTGATCGTGCCGGTCGACAACGGGGGCGGCGCCGGTCCGGTCACCCCGTAA
- a CDS encoding ATP-binding cassette domain-containing protein, producing the protein MAFCVRLLLQQLMWTGRPEELYELIRRDPREMDLVDARNLLLRLGYSSRLERVESWSQISPQLLPGLYVSPDNTPYVVSQARNGQLYAANAYGRADLEAVQAGGELALLQERATTERISLLQQLFYRFTKRIRLLYFTSFVLALLALTLPFYLRAIYSISIPGSSVSSALWLFLGVMVLFALDWSLRMWRAGELSKITGRLEAIIGVSILEKLFGLDYKQVEILGRSGLNNRLRNLDSLLAYVQGPLALACLDFPFVIIYLLAIAFIGGWLVLVPLVMMLVSAVVVLTLARLYTGAAQLQITTGSTILQTQEELANRFIEVKLANLEWVWLQRLRGLSAQSTSSGRDINRQVGQLQIIASMSAQLAGVLTLSFGAWVAFQQPSGPVALGNLIAAMFFVWRVFSPFQQLMNALLRYSSMRNQYQQLSQYFKLRTPPRVDSGTALGRFRGSIILDSAACRLGAENQLAITRVSLSVNPGSMLALTGASGSGKTTTLRVIDQVNSLASGSLFFDGIDYRQFSLEDIQRNISLLLKDPQLFPGTIWSHLTMVNPDATESMVREVCTRLGIMQIIDRLPEGIHTPLESGTVYFLPNGVRKLISFAQAVIKDAPILLIDDITRGLTPAQFQSVIAYLPDLRRCIGSGQDRSIILATDNMALLQMCDQICILDKGVTAFMGTPDELKQKMQNRPTAPSR; encoded by the coding sequence ATGGCGTTCTGTGTGCGTCTTCTCCTGCAGCAGTTGATGTGGACGGGGCGACCGGAAGAGCTCTACGAGCTGATTCGGCGAGACCCCAGGGAGATGGATCTGGTTGATGCACGCAATTTATTACTTCGACTCGGATACAGCAGCCGTTTGGAGAGGGTTGAGTCATGGTCCCAGATCAGCCCACAGCTCCTACCGGGCCTTTATGTGAGTCCTGATAACACACCCTACGTGGTGTCTCAGGCCCGCAACGGCCAGCTTTATGCAGCCAATGCCTACGGTCGTGCCGATCTTGAAGCTGTTCAAGCCGGTGGGGAACTGGCTCTGCTGCAGGAGCGAGCCACCACGGAGCGGATCTCACTGCTGCAGCAGCTCTTCTATCGCTTCACAAAGCGAATTCGTCTGCTGTATTTCACCAGCTTTGTTCTCGCACTCCTGGCCTTAACTCTCCCGTTTTACCTGCGGGCCATCTACAGCATCTCCATACCCGGTTCCAGCGTCTCGTCCGCCCTGTGGCTCTTCCTGGGCGTGATGGTTCTCTTTGCGCTCGACTGGTCGCTGAGGATGTGGCGCGCCGGTGAACTCTCGAAAATCACCGGTCGGCTTGAAGCGATCATCGGTGTCAGCATTCTTGAGAAGCTGTTCGGCCTCGATTACAAGCAGGTCGAAATTCTCGGCCGCTCGGGCCTGAACAATCGTCTCCGAAACCTTGACAGTCTTCTGGCTTATGTGCAGGGGCCGTTGGCACTGGCATGCCTGGACTTCCCATTTGTCATCATCTACCTCCTGGCCATCGCTTTCATTGGTGGCTGGCTGGTGCTGGTACCACTCGTGATGATGCTGGTCAGTGCTGTGGTTGTGCTGACGCTTGCTCGCCTGTACACCGGTGCGGCCCAGCTCCAGATCACCACAGGATCAACCATTCTGCAAACACAGGAAGAGCTGGCCAATCGCTTCATCGAGGTGAAACTGGCCAATCTCGAATGGGTGTGGTTGCAACGTCTGCGAGGACTCTCGGCCCAGAGCACCAGCAGTGGGCGTGACATCAACCGACAGGTTGGGCAGCTTCAGATCATTGCCAGCATGTCCGCTCAGTTGGCTGGAGTTCTGACGTTGTCCTTCGGTGCGTGGGTCGCCTTCCAGCAGCCATCAGGCCCTGTGGCTCTGGGCAATCTGATTGCTGCCATGTTCTTTGTTTGGCGTGTCTTCAGCCCGTTCCAACAACTGATGAATGCACTGCTCCGCTACAGCTCGATGCGGAATCAGTACCAACAGCTCAGTCAGTATTTCAAGCTTCGCACACCGCCCCGCGTTGATTCGGGAACAGCTCTGGGCCGGTTCCGCGGCAGCATCATCCTTGATTCAGCGGCCTGCCGACTGGGCGCCGAGAATCAATTGGCCATCACTCGAGTGAGCCTGTCCGTCAATCCAGGCTCCATGCTTGCCCTCACTGGAGCCAGTGGCTCCGGCAAGACCACGACCCTACGAGTCATCGACCAGGTCAACAGCCTCGCCAGTGGCAGCTTGTTTTTTGATGGCATTGATTATCGCCAGTTCAGCCTTGAGGACATTCAGAGAAACATCTCTCTGTTGCTCAAGGATCCGCAGCTCTTCCCTGGCACGATCTGGAGCCACCTCACGATGGTCAACCCTGATGCCACCGAAAGCATGGTTCGGGAGGTCTGCACTCGCCTCGGCATCATGCAGATCATCGACCGCCTTCCTGAAGGAATCCATACGCCGCTTGAGAGTGGCACTGTCTATTTTCTTCCCAATGGTGTCCGCAAGCTAATCTCCTTTGCCCAAGCCGTGATCAAAGATGCCCCGATCCTCCTGATCGATGACATCACACGAGGCCTCACACCGGCACAGTTTCAGTCTGTGATTGCTTACCTGCCTGATCTTCGCCGTTGTATTGGAAGTGGCCAGGATCGATCCATCATCCTTGCCACTGACAACATGGCCCTGCTTCAGATGTGTGATCAGATCTGCATCCTCGACAAGGGTGTCACAGCCTTCATGGGTACCCCTGATGAGCTCAAACAGAAGATGCAGAATCGACCTACCGCGCCAAGCCGCTAG
- a CDS encoding HlyD family type I secretion periplasmic adaptor subunit, with protein sequence MHHPSTSSDLICLTTHACDDRLFPSSSSPKSDSLALPISEGVLSKLPGIDNRDTIALVGRQRLSQALELEEQTDNRFLRYSVYAAGAALLIFLPWAALTPITQVAYASGEVIPEGEVSVVQHLEGGIVDEVLVQDGETVVEGQELLLLRPNLLETEYRAMQQKLANLTLQQRQLQAAIDGETAFEAGDDDPVAQAQLELLAVRQQNRRDRISSLEAQIAQKEAEIRGIDDQIRQFRYEQQLYRQEKGMYKDLVDQGAASELNLLDAEQNVASSLTKMAELQGTRAEAVKLLQEARAELQGLKSGLQFEQTSEKAALINEQEVLADDINRVEIQLERTRIKAPVTGVINDLRFPNPDSVVAPGATVLQVVPNDTTKVVQARVRATDIGFIYEGQPVEVKVEPYDSNIYGTVWGTVESISPSTVQDPDTRAYFYTTQIALNCQAVSRDNSKTSCGEKGALPIQVGMPVVADFQGPKRSVLRYLFQPFTRTLDSAFREQR encoded by the coding sequence TTGCACCATCCCTCCACCTCCTCAGACCTGATCTGTCTCACGACCCACGCCTGCGATGACCGACTCTTCCCCTCCAGCTCCTCTCCGAAGTCAGACTCCCTGGCTCTTCCCATCTCGGAGGGTGTTCTCTCCAAGCTTCCCGGGATTGACAACAGGGACACCATCGCACTGGTTGGTCGACAGCGCCTCAGTCAGGCGCTGGAGCTTGAGGAGCAAACCGATAATCGCTTCTTGCGTTACAGCGTCTATGCAGCCGGTGCCGCCCTCCTGATCTTCCTTCCCTGGGCCGCGTTGACCCCGATCACGCAAGTGGCCTACGCCTCAGGTGAGGTGATCCCCGAGGGGGAAGTGTCCGTTGTTCAGCACCTTGAGGGTGGCATCGTTGATGAGGTGCTGGTTCAGGATGGTGAAACAGTCGTTGAAGGCCAGGAGCTCCTCCTCCTTAGGCCCAACCTCCTCGAGACCGAATATCGGGCCATGCAGCAGAAGCTCGCCAACCTCACCCTTCAGCAGCGGCAGCTTCAGGCCGCGATTGATGGCGAAACTGCCTTTGAAGCGGGTGACGATGACCCTGTGGCCCAAGCTCAGTTGGAACTTCTGGCTGTCCGACAGCAAAACCGGCGCGACCGGATTTCCTCGCTAGAAGCACAGATTGCGCAGAAAGAGGCTGAAATTCGTGGGATCGATGATCAAATTCGACAGTTCCGCTACGAGCAACAGCTTTACCGCCAGGAAAAGGGTATGTACAAGGATCTTGTTGACCAGGGAGCTGCCTCTGAGCTCAATCTCCTCGATGCTGAGCAGAATGTTGCCTCGTCCCTCACGAAGATGGCTGAGCTTCAAGGGACCCGTGCTGAAGCCGTCAAATTGCTTCAGGAGGCTAGAGCCGAGCTGCAGGGCCTGAAATCGGGCCTTCAGTTTGAGCAGACCTCAGAGAAAGCAGCCCTCATCAACGAGCAGGAGGTTCTTGCCGACGATATCAATCGTGTCGAGATCCAGCTGGAGCGAACACGGATCAAGGCCCCGGTTACGGGTGTGATCAATGACCTCCGCTTTCCCAATCCTGACTCCGTGGTCGCACCGGGCGCCACTGTCCTTCAGGTGGTCCCGAATGACACCACCAAAGTGGTCCAGGCCCGTGTTCGCGCGACCGATATCGGCTTCATTTACGAGGGTCAGCCCGTTGAAGTGAAGGTGGAACCGTATGACTCCAACATCTACGGCACGGTCTGGGGAACCGTTGAGAGCATTTCTCCATCCACAGTGCAAGACCCTGACACAAGAGCCTATTTCTACACAACCCAGATCGCTCTGAACTGCCAAGCTGTGTCCAGAGACAACAGCAAAACCAGCTGCGGTGAGAAAGGCGCGTTGCCGATTCAGGTCGGCATGCCTGTTGTTGCCGACTTCCAGGGACCGAAACGCTCCGTGCTCCGCTACCTGTTCCAGCCCTTCACCCGCACGCTCGATTCGGCCTTTCGTGAGCAGCGCTGA
- a CDS encoding DUF6447 family protein, whose protein sequence is MTSSDSSTPPVLTFEGKRYDLNSLPDEVKQLVRGMQVADAQLRMHEDTIKVLAVGRQSLAAQLNAKLQDIAPLPEDG, encoded by the coding sequence ATGACCAGCTCCGATTCCTCGACCCCGCCCGTGCTCACCTTCGAGGGTAAACGGTACGACCTCAATTCTCTGCCGGATGAAGTGAAGCAACTCGTCCGCGGCATGCAGGTGGCCGATGCTCAGCTCCGCATGCACGAAGACACGATCAAGGTTCTTGCCGTTGGACGTCAATCATTGGCGGCCCAGCTGAACGCCAAGCTCCAGGACATTGCTCCTCTGCCCGAGGACGGCTGA
- a CDS encoding IS3 family transposase (programmed frameshift) gives MRRYSEAVKADVKRRMSPPERQSVARISEELGIHVVTLYNWRKAWRLQGEVVPASEREPEGWSAADKFTVVLETAGLNDTELGAYCRERGLFPEQVSRWRQAATDANAAPVLTRAEQKDLERLRARDQREIKALKKELQRKEKALAEAAALLVLRKKGGLLLGGRGRLTSAAHRQKAIALIGEAKASGATLSAACGEIGISLRTLKRWRKAFLGDGDGEDRRRGSPRHVAHRLSEEERQRILLTCNQPEYASLPPGQIVPALADQDLFIGSESSLYRVLHAHGQAHRRGRARPPQEPRPVPRLRADRPNAVWSWDITYLPTTVRGVWLYLYLVIDVWSRKVVAWDVAEREDAQIAADLVGRACLRERISRGCRQPLVLHADNGNAMRAATLEARLEELGVLRSFSRPRVSNDNPYSESLFRTVKYRPDYPKRPFTSKAEACEWVASFVDWYNHQHRHSGIKFVTPDQRHSGDAAELCRRRADVYEKARQKHPRRWSRSTRCWRQPAVVWINKPPEEPQRALAIPLGQAA, from the exons ATGCGTCGTTACAGCGAGGCCGTCAAGGCTGATGTCAAGAGACGAATGAGCCCGCCCGAGCGACAGAGCGTGGCTCGGATTTCCGAGGAGCTGGGCATCCACGTGGTGACCCTCTACAACTGGAGAAAGGCCTGGCGTCTGCAGGGAGAGGTGGTGCCCGCATCCGAGAGGGAGCCAGAAGGCTGGAGCGCTGCCGACAAGTTCACGGTGGTGCTGGAGACCGCTGGCCTCAACGACACCGAGCTCGGTGCCTACTGCCGTGAGCGGGGGCTGTTCCCTGAGCAGGTGAGCCGCTGGCGTCAGGCCGCCACCGATGCCAACGCCGCGCCAGTGCTGACGAGGGCCGAGCAGAAGGATCTGGAGAGGCTCCGCGCCCGGGACCAGCGAGAGATCAAGGCCCTCAAGAAGGAGCTGCAGCGCAAGGAGAAGGCCCTGGCGGAGGCAGCAGCACTGCTGGTGCTGCGAAAAAAG GGAGGCCTTCTGCTCGGAGGACGCGGAAGGCTGACGAGTGCCGCGCATCGGCAAAAGGCGATCGCGTTGATCGGTGAGGCCAAGGCCAGCGGAGCCACCCTCAGCGCTGCCTGCGGGGAGATCGGCATTTCCCTGCGCACCCTCAAGCGCTGGCGGAAGGCCTTTCTGGGTGATGGGGACGGAGAAGACCGCCGTAGAGGCAGCCCTCGCCATGTCGCCCACCGCCTGAGCGAGGAAGAACGCCAGCGGATCCTGCTCACCTGCAACCAACCGGAGTACGCCTCGCTGCCGCCGGGACAGATCGTGCCCGCACTGGCCGATCAGGACCTGTTCATCGGCTCCGAGTCCAGCTTGTACCGGGTGCTGCACGCGCATGGTCAGGCCCATCGCCGGGGCCGTGCACGACCACCACAGGAGCCACGGCCTGTGCCACGGCTGCGAGCGGATCGCCCCAATGCTGTGTGGTCGTGGGACATCACCTATCTGCCCACCACGGTGCGGGGTGTGTGGCTGTACCTCTATCTGGTGATCGACGTCTGGAGCCGCAAGGTGGTGGCCTGGGATGTCGCCGAACGAGAAGACGCGCAGATCGCCGCTGACCTGGTGGGTCGGGCCTGTCTGCGGGAGCGGATCAGCAGAGGCTGCCGCCAACCGCTGGTTCTCCACGCCGACAACGGCAACGCCATGCGGGCCGCCACCCTCGAGGCCCGGTTGGAAGAGCTGGGGGTGCTGCGTTCGTTCTCCCGGCCCCGGGTGTCGAACGACAATCCCTACTCGGAATCCCTGTTCCGAACCGTCAAATACCGTCCTGACTACCCGAAAAGGCCATTCACCAGCAAGGCAGAGGCCTGCGAGTGGGTGGCGTCGTTCGTGGATTGGTACAACCACCAGCACCGCCACAGCGGCATCAAGTTCGTGACGCCGGACCAGCGCCACAGCGGGGATGCGGCCGAACTCTGCCGGCGTCGTGCCGATGTCTACGAGAAGGCCCGGCAGAAGCACCCGCGTCGATGGAGCCGATCCACCCGCTGCTGGCGTCAGCCAGCGGTGGTGTGGATCAACAAGCCACCAGAAGAGCCGCAGAGGGCACTGGCCATACCATTGGGTCAGGCCGCCTGA
- a CDS encoding ABC transporter ATP-binding protein, which produces MAHVSSAGFRRLLPLLSPYRGQLIAGGICMLVYVACWPLLAWLAGRLIPAIGSGELPVVLRVIAGALSVFLLQKLAQFGQDTLLAEPSLMVGQSLRRDLFRRLQTVRLGALERLSSGDLTYRLTEDADRVSEVIYKTVQDTTPSVLQLVAVFGYMLWLDWRLSLATLVLAPMVAVLVGQFGARVMEAAERSQQRVSRLAALLGEAIQSLPLVRAYAAEPWLQARFEDEIDRHRQARFTTMRLLALQHPVVGFIEAAGILAVLAIGAARIQSGALDGTGFSSYVAALLMLIDPISHLTSNFNEFQQGQASLRRLRAIEAEPVDPPDRADARPLPRLQGAVDLEGVCFAYDDQAPVLRRITLSIQPGEVVALVGPSGAGKSTLFSLLLRFNTPQEGVVRLDHQDLSSLRARDLRRQVALVPQRPTVLSGTVDEAIRFGREASPEQVHTAARLANADGFIRALPNGYSTVLEERGTNLSGGQLQRIAIARAVLGDPALLLLDEATSALDAEAEEAVQDGLHQAMRGRTVLVIAHRLSTVQGADRIVVLEQGRVIEQGSHDDLMSRGGRYRDLCNRQLIRAAS; this is translated from the coding sequence ATGGCCCATGTCTCATCCGCAGGCTTCCGGAGGCTGCTCCCCCTGCTGTCGCCGTACCGCGGTCAGCTCATCGCCGGCGGAATCTGCATGCTGGTGTACGTGGCCTGCTGGCCCCTGCTCGCCTGGCTCGCCGGCCGGCTGATCCCCGCCATCGGCTCAGGAGAGCTGCCTGTGGTTCTGCGGGTGATCGCAGGCGCCCTCAGCGTGTTCCTTCTGCAGAAGCTGGCCCAGTTCGGCCAGGACACCCTGCTCGCGGAGCCCTCCCTAATGGTGGGTCAGAGCTTGCGACGCGACCTCTTCCGGCGGCTTCAGACCGTTCGCCTCGGGGCACTGGAGCGCCTCTCCTCCGGAGATCTCACGTACCGCCTCACGGAGGACGCCGATCGGGTGAGCGAGGTGATCTACAAGACCGTTCAGGACACCACGCCCAGCGTGCTGCAGCTGGTCGCCGTCTTCGGTTACATGCTCTGGCTGGACTGGCGTCTGTCCCTGGCGACTCTCGTGCTGGCACCGATGGTGGCGGTTCTGGTGGGTCAGTTCGGAGCCCGCGTCATGGAGGCTGCTGAGCGCAGTCAGCAGCGGGTGAGCCGCCTGGCGGCATTGCTGGGGGAGGCAATCCAGAGCCTGCCGCTTGTGCGGGCGTATGCGGCCGAACCCTGGCTGCAGGCGCGTTTCGAGGATGAGATCGATCGTCACCGCCAGGCGCGATTCACCACGATGCGACTGCTGGCGTTGCAGCATCCCGTTGTGGGGTTCATCGAGGCGGCCGGGATCCTGGCCGTTCTGGCCATCGGCGCGGCCCGCATCCAGAGCGGCGCTCTGGATGGAACCGGCTTCAGCAGTTATGTGGCCGCCCTGTTGATGCTGATCGACCCCATCAGCCACCTCACCAGCAACTTCAACGAGTTTCAGCAGGGTCAGGCGTCGCTCCGGCGCCTGCGGGCGATCGAGGCCGAACCGGTGGATCCACCCGACCGGGCCGATGCCAGGCCGCTGCCGCGCCTGCAGGGAGCGGTGGATCTCGAGGGCGTCTGCTTCGCCTATGACGATCAGGCTCCGGTGCTCCGCCGCATCACGCTCTCGATTCAACCAGGAGAAGTGGTGGCCCTGGTGGGTCCCTCCGGGGCAGGAAAGAGCACCCTGTTTTCCCTGCTGCTTCGCTTCAACACGCCTCAGGAAGGGGTCGTGCGGCTCGATCACCAGGACCTGAGCTCGCTGCGAGCGCGGGACCTGCGCAGGCAGGTGGCGTTGGTGCCCCAGCGCCCCACCGTCCTTTCAGGCACCGTGGACGAAGCGATCCGTTTCGGGCGTGAGGCCAGCCCGGAGCAGGTGCATACAGCGGCCCGACTGGCCAATGCGGATGGCTTCATCCGGGCGCTGCCCAATGGCTACAGCACGGTTCTTGAGGAACGCGGCACCAACCTGTCCGGTGGTCAGTTGCAGCGCATCGCCATCGCTCGTGCCGTGCTGGGTGACCCAGCCCTGCTGTTGCTGGATGAGGCCACCAGTGCTCTGGATGCGGAAGCGGAAGAGGCCGTGCAGGATGGTCTGCATCAGGCCATGCGCGGTCGCACGGTGCTGGTGATCGCCCACCGTCTCTCCACGGTGCAAGGCGCCGATCGCATCGTTGTGCTTGAGCAGGGTCGCGTGATCGAGCAGGGCAGCCATGATGACCTGATGTCCCGTGGTGGCCGGTATCGCGACCTCTGCAACCGCCAGCTGATCCGCGCGGCCTCCTGA
- the folP gene encoding dihydropteroate synthase has product MRTLRWGACTHVMGVMNLTPDSFSDGGALASIADACRTAGRQLQQGAAVLDLGGQSTRPGAVEVTAAEEATRLLPALRAVRTRFPEAILSVDTFHAAVAEAALDVGADWINDVTGGKRDPAILDCVRTNGCPYVLMHHRAPSSVMNQHAHYTDVVREVHEELLFATERVIKAGVKQNQIIWDPGIGFAKTTDQSLALMRHLSTLKREGFPLLVGPSRKRFIGDVLNQPRPKARIWGTAAAVCLAVAEGADIVRVHDVGAMVATVKMAEALWPRAPQTAA; this is encoded by the coding sequence ATGCGCACGCTGCGCTGGGGAGCCTGCACCCATGTGATGGGTGTGATGAATCTCACTCCCGACTCCTTCAGTGATGGCGGAGCGCTGGCGAGCATCGCCGATGCCTGCCGCACCGCAGGCCGCCAGTTGCAGCAGGGGGCGGCGGTTCTGGACCTCGGTGGCCAGAGCACCCGACCGGGAGCCGTGGAGGTCACAGCCGCGGAGGAGGCCACCAGGCTGTTGCCGGCGCTTCGGGCCGTGCGGACGCGCTTTCCCGAGGCCATTCTCTCGGTCGACACCTTCCATGCGGCGGTGGCCGAGGCAGCGCTTGACGTCGGGGCCGATTGGATCAACGACGTCACGGGGGGAAAGCGTGACCCCGCCATTCTGGATTGCGTGCGGACGAATGGATGCCCCTATGTCCTGATGCACCACAGAGCACCCAGCAGCGTGATGAATCAGCATGCCCACTACACCGACGTGGTTCGGGAGGTTCACGAGGAATTGCTTTTTGCCACCGAACGAGTGATCAAAGCGGGGGTGAAACAGAATCAGATCATCTGGGATCCCGGTATCGGCTTCGCCAAAACGACAGACCAGTCGCTTGCCCTGATGCGCCATCTCTCCACACTGAAACGGGAGGGATTTCCACTCTTGGTTGGACCGTCGCGCAAGCGGTTCATCGGAGACGTGCTCAATCAACCCCGGCCAAAAGCGCGAATCTGGGGCACGGCGGCCGCCGTATGCCTCGCCGTGGCTGAGGGCGCTGACATTGTGCGCGTCCATGACGTTGGAGCCATGGTGGCTACGGTGAAAATGGCAGAGGCCTTGTGGCCCCGAGCCCCTCAGACAGCCGCGTAA
- a CDS encoding ABC transporter transmembrane domain-containing protein: MTEAARADDSQGLRSWWRDPLGQFRRVNEENIDLLAEFFQHPFFQSVIDSDWSRYQIGPIITASIVINLLELASPLYINLVYTQVLPTGSLPSLAVLTLLVLLLLLLSGVMKIFRLSLTGNDSAHIEHTRRMNALSHFTQLRLSEYLRASPSTHADRLSTISILRDESSIQALTTSIDLVFSLFFVLVLFLIGGTIGFIGLIAIAVYLLRALSFARQLESAAKQRDLLEQDRLGYHGQIVRAISQIKSNGLGRKFLVGNEERQEDLSRVRIRSNTIAAKYQSFSSLMSQITLAATVTWGGILVINDRLLVGALAACLLLAGKVLSPWQQAMSLWNSYRRFTHSRSEYEHLMNTPTEDEGGSIKFEIGDVFAVSMGSRQIATVPTGGCLLLRDSNYGTDVRHLFMGLLQIETVDDLQIGGRPIHEFNRYSLRQSIAYADPSLDFFEGSLLQNITSFQPAVYRRHALFWSFLTGLDSKVRSLPQGYATTMGSSVPSGLSSDVEGLFQIIRALTTGPDVLLLNLYNSSFGKEFIVGLEKILKRCRGRTTVLLAGSGNVLSKLSDHSADLPLLDQALSPFA; this comes from the coding sequence GTGACCGAAGCAGCCAGGGCCGACGACAGCCAAGGCCTTAGAAGCTGGTGGCGGGATCCGCTGGGGCAGTTTCGACGCGTCAATGAAGAGAATATTGACCTTCTTGCTGAATTCTTTCAGCACCCCTTCTTTCAGTCGGTCATTGATTCTGACTGGAGTCGATACCAAATTGGTCCGATCATCACAGCCTCGATCGTCATCAACCTGCTCGAACTAGCAAGTCCGCTGTATATCAATCTCGTCTACACGCAGGTTCTGCCAACCGGATCTCTCCCCAGTCTGGCTGTTCTGACGTTGTTGGTGCTGCTGCTGCTGCTGCTGTCGGGGGTGATGAAGATCTTTCGCCTGTCGTTAACCGGTAACGACAGCGCCCATATCGAGCATACGCGCCGCATGAACGCGCTGAGCCACTTCACTCAACTGCGTTTGAGTGAGTATCTCAGAGCGTCTCCATCAACCCACGCTGATCGGCTCAGCACGATCAGCATTCTTCGCGATGAAAGCTCCATTCAGGCCTTGACGACATCGATTGATCTTGTCTTTTCCCTGTTTTTCGTCCTGGTGCTTTTTCTTATTGGTGGCACCATCGGTTTCATCGGTTTGATCGCAATCGCTGTTTATCTGCTGAGGGCTCTCTCGTTTGCTCGACAGCTTGAGAGCGCAGCCAAGCAACGAGATCTTCTCGAGCAGGATCGGCTTGGTTATCACGGACAAATCGTCCGAGCAATCAGCCAGATCAAATCCAACGGACTTGGGCGAAAGTTTCTGGTTGGCAATGAGGAGCGTCAGGAAGACCTGTCTCGGGTTCGCATCCGCAGCAACACGATTGCAGCCAAGTATCAGTCGTTTTCGTCTTTGATGAGCCAGATCACCTTGGCTGCCACCGTGACCTGGGGAGGCATTCTCGTCATCAATGACAGGCTGCTTGTTGGGGCCTTGGCGGCATGCCTTCTCCTGGCGGGGAAGGTGCTGTCGCCATGGCAGCAAGCCATGTCCCTTTGGAATAGTTACCGCCGCTTCACCCATTCTCGCTCAGAGTACGAGCACCTCATGAATACTCCCACGGAAGATGAGGGCGGCTCCATCAAGTTTGAGATTGGGGATGTGTTCGCTGTGTCGATGGGATCGCGCCAGATCGCAACTGTTCCAACGGGAGGATGTCTTCTTCTGCGCGACAGCAATTATGGGACGGACGTTCGGCACCTCTTCATGGGGCTTCTCCAGATCGAGACTGTCGATGACCTTCAGATCGGAGGGCGTCCGATCCATGAGTTCAATCGCTACTCACTTCGTCAGAGCATTGCCTACGCCGATCCCTCGCTTGACTTTTTCGAGGGGTCTCTTCTCCAGAACATCACCAGCTTTCAGCCAGCTGTTTACCGACGCCACGCACTCTTCTGGTCGTTTCTCACAGGCCTCGATAGCAAAGTGAGGTCACTTCCTCAAGGCTACGCAACGACAATGGGCTCGAGCGTCCCGAGTGGTCTGTCTTCGGACGTGGAAGGTCTGTTTCAGATCATCCGTGCTCTGACCACGGGCCCTGATGTTCTTCTCCTGAACCTTTACAACAGCTCATTCGGTAAGGAATTCATTGTCGGGCTGGAAAAGATCCTCAAACGTTGTCGAGGGCGAACGACTGTTCTCCTCGCTGGCTCCGGCAATGTTCTGAGCAAGTTGTCTGACCACAGCGCCGACCTGCCCCTTCTTGACCAGGCTCTTTCACCTTTCGCATGA